GTCCGTGCAATTTGCCGTGATGGCGGTAGGTGTTGCGGGCATCCTCCGGACCCGGGGACAGATCCGCTCGCGGCTGGCCGATGAAGGATCCCCGCTGCCGCCGCTCCGTGCAGCACTGGCCCGCGAACGGCAGCGCCGCCGCGGGGAACGCGGAGGTCAGGGTCCGCAGTAGCAGTGCGGCGCCCTCCACCCTTGACCCCTGAGTAGCCCCGCCGCCACAATGATCCGCATGACCAGGGCACAGGTGCCTGCCGGCACGGTGGTTAGCGTGAGCGGGATATCCAAGGCTTTCCGGCATGTCGCGGCGCTCGAGGACGTCACCTTTTCGATTGACGCGGGTGAAGCCTTCGGAATTCTCGGTCCCAACGGCGCCGGCAAGACCACCACGGTGGAGTGTGTGGCCGGTACGCTGCGGCCCGACGGCGGACGCGTCACGGTGCTGGGCGTGGATCCCGCAGCGGACCGGGCAACCGTGCGTGAGCGTGTCGGCTATCAGCTCCAGGCCGCCGCCCTGCCGCCCGCCCTGCGCGTCGAGGAGGCGCTGCGGCTGTTCGCCGCTTTCTATCCTGCGCCTGCCGATGTGCCGGAGCTGCTGCGCACCGTAGGGCTGCACGAACACCGCAAACGCCCCTTCGGCAAGCTTTCCGGCGGGCAGCAGCAGCGCCTGTCGATTGCCCTCGCGCTCATCGGCAATCCCGACGTCGTCGTGTTCGACGAGTTGACCACGGGGCTGGACCCGCAGGGCAGGCGCGATGTGCGGCAGCTGATTCAACGGGTGAAGGACGGCGGCATCACGGTTGTCCTCGTCACCCACTACCTTGACGACGTCGAGCGCCTCTGTGACCGCTTGGCGATTATCGACGCCGGCCGGACCCGGTTCGTGGGCACGCCGGCGGAACTGCTCGCCGTTTCCGGCAGGAATGCCGCCGAGCCCGGTGCTCTCGAGGATGCGTACCTGGCCTTCATTGAGCAGACGGCAGCCGAGTGAAGGGAACGGTGGAGCATGCGGGCGCTGGGAGCCCTGACGCGCACTGAAGCGACACTGTATCTGCGCAATCCGGTGAGCATTTTCATGGCATTGGTGCTGCCCTCGGCCATCCTGCTGCTCCAGGGCTTCGTCATTCCAAACACACGGGTCCCGCTGGGAGGCACGGATCCCGTCTATGCGGCCCTGCGTCCCATTGACCTGCTCGTGCCGCTGTCCATAGCGGTGGCACTGGCCAGTGTGGCGGTGACCAATTACCCGTCCGCGATCAGCGGCTACCGGGAGACGGGCGTGCTGCGCCGGCTGGGGGTGACGCCCGTCGGCGCGCACCGCATCCTGTTTGCCCAATGGATCGTCAGCGGCGCAGCGCTCGCCGTTGCGGTGACCGTCACCGTCCTGCTCGCCAGGGTTGTCTTTGACAGCCGGATGCCGAGCAGTCCCGGACTGGTTGTCCTCGTGGTGGTCTTCGGCGTCGCTGCCATGATGGCCGTGGGATCACTCATTGCCGCCGTCGCCGGCACCGCCCAGAACGCCTACGGCATCGGATTCCTGGTGTTTATGGGGTGCATGTTCACTGCCGGATTGTGGACGCCCGGGCCCCTGATGCCGGAAGGCGTCCGGCAGGTCGCGTCTTTCACCCCGCTCGGTGCCATGACCCAGGCACTGACCGCCGCCTGGTACGGAGGGACCGTGACGGTTGCCCCCTTCCTTGTGATGCTTGTCTGGACCGTTTCATGCGCGGCGTTGGCCGCGAAGGTTTTCCGCTGGCAATGACCTCTCCGTGACTGCCGGGCTGCATGCCTGCCGGCCTGTGTCGCACCTGGCCACTCTTCCTCCACCGCTGCCGGAGCGGCGGCTCGCACGGCACCGGATGCACAGGCCCCGGGCCGGCTCTGCAGCGACCGCGGATTCCCGGGGAACCTTGGGCCATGAGCACAGAACCGGCCGACGGCACCCCGCGCAACCCCTACCGCATCAACGCTCCGGCAGACATCCTCAGCCTGATTCCACACACGTTGGGCTTCGAGCCGCGCGAGTCCCTGGTGCTGATGGCATTATGCGGTGGCCGGCTCGGCGCGACGCTGCGGCTGGACCTGCCTCCGGTGCCGGGCAAAGGACCGCGGCAGGGGCCGGGAGCCAAAGCCGGAGCGAATGCCGCCTATGCGGCCACGGCCTGCCGGTTCCTGGCGTCCGACACCGAGGCTGACGGGGTACTGCTGGCGCTGTATACGGACCGGCCCTGGAAGGACCCGGCGCATCCGCCGTACCGGCCGCTGGTCCGCCGCCTCGGGAAGGACCTGGCCGCGGCCGGCATCCCGCTGCAGGATGGCTGGCTGGTCGGTCCGGACACCTGGCGGGACTATTTCTGCACCCGGCCTGACTGCTGCCCATGGCCGGGCGCGCCCAGGTCGCAGATTGCGGACAGCATGCTGAACACGGAACTGGTGTACCGGGGAAGTGCCTTTGCCTCATCGCTGGAAAGGGCGGTGGGGGAGTCTTTCCCGATGCAGTGGCCCAACAGGGGTGAGGTAGCGGACAGCCAGGCACGCTTTGGGGAACAGGTGGGTGCACATTGGTGCGAACGGGACCAGTTCCACCGCACCTTGGAGTTGTGGGGCAAGTGTTTTGCAGGCGGCGGCCTCGACACCGGTGCTGCGCCGTATGCCGAAGACACGGTCGAGCCGTTCCCCGGTTCCCGGAACCGGCTGCACCTCGATCCTGAATGTGCCGGGTTTCTCCTGGCCAGCCTCTGCGACCGCGGTATCCGCGATGCCCTGCTGGTCCTGACTGCTGCGGGCCAAGCCGCCGCTGTTTACGGAGCAGAGGCCAACGGCCTGGTCCGCCGGCAGGTGCATCCTGTTGTCCTTCCCGGTTCCGTAGACCACGGCGTGGCAGCATCCGGCGTCATACCCCTGCTGCCGCGCCCTCGAAGGCAGTCCACGGCCGCCGCGGATTTCCGCAGCATCCTGGTGGGCAGAGGGGGCGCCCCGGATTGGAGCCTGCTGGACCGGGCGTACGCCGTTTTCTCGGACCTCGTGCCCGCGGCGGACGAAGACGCCAAAGCGGCGCTGCTTTCGCTGCTTGCCTGGATGGAGTGGGCCAGGGGGCGCGGCTCTCGTGCCCACGTCCATCTGCAGCATGCGCTCGACGAATGCCCCGGATACCGTCTTGCCTTGCTGCTGCGTGAACTGCTGGGTACGGGAATCCTGCCGGACTGGACCGGCTCCCGGGACGGGTCATGGCCGGGCACGCCGGACGGCTAGCCCGAGACCCGGATGAACCGGTGCTGAAAGAGAACCGGCGGGGAAAAGCCACGCGGCGGAACACGGCCCGCGGAGTGTGCCGACGAGGTGCGCCGGTGCTGTGGCGGGACGGAAAACGTGCGACAATGGGAACCGAGACCCGGTCGGGTTCGTGTATCAAGTGTCCTTTGAACTGCCAGTCCTTGTGGCCAGCGGAACAATACACCGGCACGGCGTGTTCTATTCAGAGCAAGCCAAACCGAACACTTGGATAGAATCACGGACTTGACAGGGTCATAGTGGTGTTGCCCCCAATGGCGGTGCCACAACCCGCCGTATGAAAGGTTTTCTGTGTCGCCGAGAAAGACAACTGCAGTCGAAGAGACTGACACTGCAAATAAGCGCACTGCCGCAACTGAGGCCCCGTCAGCGGTGGCCGACAAGGAGGCTGCTTCCGGCGAAAAGACCGCTGCCAAGACGGCCCGCAAGCCGGCTGCCCGGAAGGCTCCGGCGAAGGCCGGCACCACTGCAGCAGGACGAAAGACCGCTGCGAAGACCGCCAAGGCTGCCAAAGCCGAGGTTGATGAAGAGGTTGACTCTGCCGACGTTGAGCCGGACGCAGACGCCGTTGAAGGTGCAGACACTGCAGCAGCACCCACCGGATCCGGTTTCGTGTACTCGGATGCCGACGATGACGACGCGCCTGCCCAGCAGGTCGTCTCCGCCGGCGCCACGGCCGACCCCGTCAAGGACTACCTGAAGCAGATCGGTAAGGTCGCCCTGCTGAACGCTGAGCAGGAAGTCGACCTCGCACTGCGGATCGAAGCCGGCCTGTACGCCGAAGAGAAGATGGCAGCGGATCCCGACATGGACCCCAAGCTCAAGCGTGAGCTTCAGTGGGTGTCCCATGACGGAAAGCGCGCCAAGAACCACCTGCTCGAAGCCAACCTGCGCCTCGTGGTGTCGCTGGCCAAGCGTTACACCGGCCGCGGCATGCTCTTCCTGGACCTGATCCAGGAAGGCAACCTTGGCCTCATCCGCGCCGTAGAGAAGTTCGACTACACCAAGGGCTTCAAGTTCTCCACGTACGCCACGTGGTGGATCCGCCAGGCCATCACCCGCGCCATGGCAGACCAGGCCCGCACCATCCGCATCCCGGTGCACATGGTGGAAGTCATCAACAAGCTGGCCCGTGTGCAGCGCCAGATGCTTCAGGACCTGGGTCGCGAGCCCGCTCCCGAAGAGCTGGCGCTGGAACTGGACATGACCCCTGAAAAGGTCGTGGAGGTGCAGAAGTACGGCCGTGAGCCGATCTCGCTGCACACCCCGCTGGGTGAAGACGGCGACTCCGAGTTCGGCGACCTCATTGAGGATTCCGAAGCCGTTGTCCCCGCCGATGCGGTCAGCTTCACGCTGCTGCAGGAGCAGCTGCATTCGGTGCTGGACACGCTGTCCGAACGCGAAGCCGGCGTTGTCGCCATGCGTTTCGGCCTCACCGACGGCCAGCCGAAGACCCTGGACGAGATCGGCAAGGTTTACGGCGTGACCCGTGAACGGATCCGCCAGATCGAATCCAAGACCATGTCCAAGCTGCGCCACCCGTCGCGTTCGCAGGTCCTGCGGGACTACCTGGATTAGGCACCTGCCGGTTCGCCGGCAACCCGCTTCACCAACAGCACCCCGGCCCGCGTCTGCGGACGGGGTGCTGTTGTGTGCGGGCCCGGCGGACCCAGGTGCAGTTGGACAAAAAGAAGTCCCCTTCCGACACGGAAGGGGACTTCTTCAAGCTTGGTACGCCGCGTCGACGCGGACATTACTCCGTGGCTTCGCTGGCCATTCAGCCGACTGCGTGTTTACTCTGCAGAGACCGGTGCCTTCTCGTTCAGGCGCGAGGTCTCATCCTGCCATTCCGAGGTGAGCGGACGGAGGTTCGCCTCCACCGCACGGGCGTGGTGCCCGCAGAAAAGCAGTTCCCCACCGGAGGATTCCAGTACGGCACGTACGTATGCCTGTGCGCCGCAACGGTCGCAGCGGTCCAGGCTGTTCAGCTCACGGGTTGCTACTGCTGCTGTCATGAGTTGCCTCCTCAAGGGTGTTGATACTTCATATAACCACCTTTGGCACCCCGTCCCTTGCAGGTTGGCCCGCCTTTCGCTCTACGCGTACCGTTCCGGCGTGGTCGCCGTGGGCAAACTCACGCAACTGAGTCGTTGGGCGGAAGTGTCACCGCCGGGGATTAACCTTGTAGGAGTTCCTGATTGTTCCCGGCTATCCCTACCGGCGAAACAGCCGACACCAAGGAGTTTCAACGCACGTGGCGCCCCCTAGTTCTGATTACACTGCCCGGCACCTGTCCGTCCTGGAAGGATTGGAAGCCGTCCGCAAGCGTCCCGGCATGTACATCGGGTCCACCGACTCCCGCGGACTGATGCACTGTCTCTGGGAAATCATCGACAACTCCGTCGATGAAGCCCTGGCCGGCTTTGGGCAGAGCATCAAGATCATCCTGCACCCGGACGGTTCCGTGGAGATCCACGACGACGGCCGCGGCATCCCGGTGGATATTGAACCGAAAACCGGGCTCTCCGGCGTCGAAGTCGTCTTCACCAAGCTCCACGCCGGCGGCAAGTTCGGCGGCGGGTCCTACGCTGCCTCCGGCGGCCTGCACGGCGTCGGTGCCAGCGTGGTTAACGCCCTCTCCTCCCGACTCGACGTGCAGGTTGACCGGGCGGGCAAGACCTACCAGATGGCCTTCCGCCGCGGCGAGCCCGGGCACTTCGACGACACCGGCAAAAAGCCCGGCCCCGAGGCCAAGTTCTCTCCGTTCCTGGACAGCTCGCGCCTTGAGGTAGTGGGCAAGGCCAAGCGCGGCGTCACGGGCACGCGCATCCGGTACTGGGCGGACCGGCAGATCTTCACGCCGGACGCCAAGTTCTCCTACACCGAACTGCAGGCCCGCGCCCGCCAGACTTCCTTCCTGGTCCCCGGGCTGCGCATCACGCTGCGCGATGAACGGCGCCTGCCCGGAACCCCGGGCGAGAACGGCCCCGTGGAGGAAGTCTTCCACCACGACGGCGGGATCGCCGAGTTCGTCGACTATCTGGCCGCCGACGCCGCCGTCACCGATATCTGGCGCCTGCACGGCTCCGGCAAGTTCAAGGAATCCGTGCCCGTACTCGATGAAAGCGGACATAGCCGGATCACCGAGATTGAACGCGAGGCGGAGGTGGATATCGC
This genomic stretch from Arthrobacter sp. zg-Y1110 harbors:
- a CDS encoding ABC transporter ATP-binding protein, which produces MTRAQVPAGTVVSVSGISKAFRHVAALEDVTFSIDAGEAFGILGPNGAGKTTTVECVAGTLRPDGGRVTVLGVDPAADRATVRERVGYQLQAAALPPALRVEEALRLFAAFYPAPADVPELLRTVGLHEHRKRPFGKLSGGQQQRLSIALALIGNPDVVVFDELTTGLDPQGRRDVRQLIQRVKDGGITVVLVTHYLDDVERLCDRLAIIDAGRTRFVGTPAELLAVSGRNAAEPGALEDAYLAFIEQTAAE
- a CDS encoding DUF4192 family protein is translated as MSTEPADGTPRNPYRINAPADILSLIPHTLGFEPRESLVLMALCGGRLGATLRLDLPPVPGKGPRQGPGAKAGANAAYAATACRFLASDTEADGVLLALYTDRPWKDPAHPPYRPLVRRLGKDLAAAGIPLQDGWLVGPDTWRDYFCTRPDCCPWPGAPRSQIADSMLNTELVYRGSAFASSLERAVGESFPMQWPNRGEVADSQARFGEQVGAHWCERDQFHRTLELWGKCFAGGGLDTGAAPYAEDTVEPFPGSRNRLHLDPECAGFLLASLCDRGIRDALLVLTAAGQAAAVYGAEANGLVRRQVHPVVLPGSVDHGVAASGVIPLLPRPRRQSTAAADFRSILVGRGGAPDWSLLDRAYAVFSDLVPAADEDAKAALLSLLAWMEWARGRGSRAHVHLQHALDECPGYRLALLLRELLGTGILPDWTGSRDGSWPGTPDG
- a CDS encoding RNA polymerase sigma factor; its protein translation is MSPRKTTAVEETDTANKRTAATEAPSAVADKEAASGEKTAAKTARKPAARKAPAKAGTTAAGRKTAAKTAKAAKAEVDEEVDSADVEPDADAVEGADTAAAPTGSGFVYSDADDDDAPAQQVVSAGATADPVKDYLKQIGKVALLNAEQEVDLALRIEAGLYAEEKMAADPDMDPKLKRELQWVSHDGKRAKNHLLEANLRLVVSLAKRYTGRGMLFLDLIQEGNLGLIRAVEKFDYTKGFKFSTYATWWIRQAITRAMADQARTIRIPVHMVEVINKLARVQRQMLQDLGREPAPEELALELDMTPEKVVEVQKYGREPISLHTPLGEDGDSEFGDLIEDSEAVVPADAVSFTLLQEQLHSVLDTLSEREAGVVAMRFGLTDGQPKTLDEIGKVYGVTRERIRQIESKTMSKLRHPSRSQVLRDYLD
- a CDS encoding ABC transporter permease; the protein is MRALGALTRTEATLYLRNPVSIFMALVLPSAILLLQGFVIPNTRVPLGGTDPVYAALRPIDLLVPLSIAVALASVAVTNYPSAISGYRETGVLRRLGVTPVGAHRILFAQWIVSGAALAVAVTVTVLLARVVFDSRMPSSPGLVVLVVVFGVAAMMAVGSLIAAVAGTAQNAYGIGFLVFMGCMFTAGLWTPGPLMPEGVRQVASFTPLGAMTQALTAAWYGGTVTVAPFLVMLVWTVSCAALAAKVFRWQ